The nucleotide sequence GAATTCTTAAATTCAACTATCATAAATGACAAGTTTGTACGGGATAGTTCAATACTTTACTGccttagtataaatatattataaaatataaataaaatgttCTTACTGTTTTGCTTGGATAGTGACGCTTCCTCAACTCCcttattcttttttgtttttaatcatGCCTTTTTCTCCGCCCTTGTTGTGTTATTCCATTTTTCTGTGCCCATCTTGTCCACCAGGGCTTCTCAATGAATGTGGCCGGATTATGTATATTTTCTAGCGGAGAAAAATTTGAACAGGAATACTCTTCCAAGACCTCAATCCAACAAGGAAAATGCTGCCCCACTGTCCCGTTAGTACGTGGCGGTCTCTCAACAGGGCTCACATACGTCAAACAATGAAATATCGTGACACATCCCAATGCAATTGACTGTAGTATAACTCAAGGCCAACAATTGCATGGCTTTGAATGATTGAGTTGTTCTATTCATGCATGATTTTGTAGATGCAAAGTGCATTATAGTGCAGAGTAAGCCTGGTTTTTCCATTAAgtaaccaattttctcaataATGTTGCCTCTTCGTAATTAGGTAAAGGCTGAAAGTGGGAAACCTTGCTTTATATAAAGGAGTGGACACCACGAATTGATTATTGTCTAATAGGAAGTTtctaacaagaaaaaaaagattagGATGTAAAGATGGTAGGGCGCAAGGATTATCTTCTGACGAattatacttttgcttttgtgatCTTCTGAAAAGTCAAATCATTATGTGCCAGTCATTTTCCAACTATTTTCTTCAACATTAAGCGATATGATCACAATTTCAAAATCCAGGTTAGACATAATATTTTGCGACATATATGGAATATGGCAAGACGAACCCGATCAAGTGATTCTTCAGTATGACAGTCACTCGGCTACTCGACACCAGAAAGATGGATTGAAAGAGAGACCAaaacttttgtcaaattttaaattcattgtAATTCTCAGATTGTTAACAAATGGGGTTTAAAGAGTGCCTCAAATGGCCCAACTAAAAATGAATATTTCAATCTGACAGATTCAGATGACATACTTCAGTTTCTTCTAACCAACTCTTCCCTAACAAAAAAGGTAAATTGCAATGTACAACGGAAAGGAGTACCCGTGTATCACTTCCATCGTAGAGACTGTCTAATTCCGGTGTAGATGAGTCCTAATGACCTTCCAATCAAGCATTTTAGAAAAAACGAGAGACCCCTACTGACGTTGTCTACAACTGCTCTAATCAAAGGCATGCTGATGTCGTATAACTCAAGGAATAGGCTGAAGTAATACCTCCTGCAATAGACAAGACAATGGCAATGGATGAGAAGGCAAATCATTCATATTCGATAATGTCAAGATTAAATCCGGCAATAGGGTGATGGCCAAAGATATTTGGAATGCAgaagatggaaagaaaaaaaatgtgaggCAAAAGGAAAGCGCGTACCACCCCGTAAGGGCCCTTAATTCTTTTGTTCGCTTTACAGGCATAGAGAATTGACTTATCACAACCTGATGTAATGTTGATGACGCAGTGTCAGATTTTTTCCGGCTAAGCCACTTCCACCACTTATAATTCTCAGTCCAGCTATTGTTTGACTCCTCGATGAGTTGGCTCTGAAATGTCCATAAATCAAATCGATCCTCATACATTGATGCAACTGCCTCCAAATTTTGATACAACCATTGGTACAAAGCTACCTGGTAAAAATGGCATGTCTTGGTGAAAAATTGGGATTTTGTTTCTAACATCAAACTGAAGTATAATGCAGTATGTAAAGCCCACAAGCTCTCTACGTACAACCACCTCCGGAATACATAGGCAGCCACCAAAAGGAAGTATAGCATGCCCAATCAACAGTTTCCTAATTTGTGACCAGAtaacatttaaaataaagttACAGAAAAATTGATGTAAGAAACTAAGAATAAAACTATGAGGCCTTTGATAAAAACTCAGTGGTGCAGCATTCAAGATAATAAGAAAGAAAACGGCTTGATTGATTATAAAGCGATACAGTCCATCTCTACATCAAACATTAGTATGTGGGCGTGGAAGTGAGagagaattaaaaataatatgctTAAGAATCAACTGTCATATTTATACTACTAAGCGACAGATGAAATTGTCAAACTGTACCTCATTTCGTAATCTTTGGAGTGCTCTTGTTGACAATGTACACAATGTCAAAGGCAGGTTATCCATTTCATCTGAGAAATTGCTGTCAACAGAAATAAGCTCCAAATATATGCTTACTATCCCGTCTGCTAAACTTATCACCAAATCTTCCAGTATGGAAACTCCGTGTTTCTTAAACAGACTACCGTCATAACAGCATCCCTCCCTGATGAAACAAATAAAGGTACAACAAGTGTCTCAATAAGATGAAAGTTAGCAGATTAATATAGAATGCAACGTGTGAGAAAGCCATGACGCTAATCCAgaatgtaattatgtaacaCAAATGTACTTAATATGATTACAACATGAAATGGTAACATGCCACAAATTTTAACTGTTCATCACCAATAATAAGTACCATCTTGGTAACTGTAGTACATgatgaaattaaataaagtattATAGTTAACCACACATTAAACACACCTGTCGAAGTCATACAATAGAGCCTAATTGACCTATTTCTCGTTACTAACACTACCTAGTTTCCATTCCTCAGTGAGCCTATCAATTATATGGCAATTGCTTTACAGCAATGTGTTTCTTGGAGCTATATTATGAATTTATGACCCATGTATTAAGAAATCAAAAACTTTCGTATTCAATTATGCTAAAACTAGTAAGCTTCAAGTGCTTGTTTTCATTGACACTAAAAGATATGATTTTGCATAGTTAGAGAATCTAAGTTTGCAGAAGAAATCTGAAGCACCAACAAGAGAACTCAAAATGGCAGAAGTCTGAAGATTAGTACACCAGTTCTCGAGAAACACAGTCAAGATAACAGACAATCATAATTGAATTTACCTGAGAGAACCGAAGCTTAGAAAGCACATTAGTTCTGCATAAAGGTCTTCCTTGCCTGAGTTCCTGATGTTCTGTAAAACAGTATTGTCTCCATCTAACTTTCCATCCATCAGCGTAACAAGTGCCTGGCCAGAATGCATAGCAGAATAAGAGAATTTATCTAAATGTGTAAGTTGGGGAAAAAACATAGGGGGCAAGATTTTCCATCCAACATACCTTGGTAGGCTTGCTGTTTAAAAGATGAAGTTCTGTTTCTAACCAGCTCATGCAAACAGGCTGACACGACTTTCGTATAACATCAGAAAAATCCGTCAAGCACTCatccaatttataaattccagAATTTGAGATATTAATCACctataaaaaaagttttagagAAATATTATCAAAAGATTGAAAAATAATTCAGGCAGTTCAAAGAACTACTTAATTATAATCTGTTTTATTACAGCATCCAATGCAGAATGTACGAAGTTCATATAAGCATTTTTTAGTAGTGCAAGGAAAGTTCTCATAGATGTATCTGTTTGACTCAGTTAATCaaatgcaaagaaaaaaaaaaaaaatatatatatatatatatatatataatataaatgagtttAATTGAATAACCTCtgagaaaatggaaaagaagaaaactttATCCCAGAGCACTTTCAAAACTGCAACTGTGTTTATTCAATTAAACGAGATGCcatatttgtcttaaaaaagAAAGGGGAAACACAAAGTACAGCAAAGCAGGAGAAAAGGGATGGCGCTGACCTCTTCCTCAATTCGCAGAAATGATGCCCAGAGCAATCTTAATCTTGGACCATCAGCAACagcattcaaacttaagggtcGCTTTGCAGTGTATCCCTCACGTTGAAGGACCCTGTCTCCCAAATTACCCCCAAGTTCAAAAGCTTGGAGTGAATCTGAAAGTTTCCTTTTCACTGCATCCAAGGCATAACCTGAATTTTCTGGATTATCATTCTTTCTTCCACTACAATTAGAGAAAATACACCTCAGCTAACTAAAATAagccaaataaaaaaaccataagcattgcgGCTTCAGTTTTAGACAAGAAACTTGTCAGTCATTTTGAAGAAACATAATTGAATGCCAATATATTTTGTGCTTGATAGCACTTCCTCCCCTTGAGAATAAGGTTGGAGGGTAACTTTCGGGGTTAATTTATCCAGAAATAATTTTAAATGGACGAAGACTTCAACCTTCAAAACTTGGACATGCTTACCCTTACCTACCAGAAGCAGTTGAGGTTTCACAGCCCACATTGTCATTGGAGATGCCCTTTCGAAAAGTTGAACTAGAGGTCCGACCAGGAATTACTCCAGCCATATATGTGAGAAATACACTGGCTGTCAGAAGCACTTGATCAGCAATAGGTACCCAATCAGAGGCTATTGCACCATCAGAGCCTACCAAAGACCCCAAGCAAGCACATTTCGAGGAAGCCTCAGAAAAAGGACCAACTTTCACATTTGAAATGCCAAGAGCAGTGAACTCACACATTCTCCAGGTCAGAAATGGAACTGTCTTGCACCTTCCATACGAATACTTCCTACTGCAACGAATATAGTAGAAGGGTGAGAATCATAATATGAAACATAAACCCTGAAGTGTTAAGCCAGAATGGATGTTGACCCAATTTCTATACTTTTCTGGAAGACATTAGAAATCATTAACTATCACATCAAGCCCAAAATAGTAGCAGGGCAAATCTAACTTACTCGACAACCATAATTCACAATTTGTTCTTGCTTGGTGCACTAACCCCTATCCTCAAAACAACATAATGCAAATTACAATACTATAAGCATAAATGTAAGAAACAATCAAACACCGGCAGTATACCTTTGCACTTTCTGCAGACGTGAACTCCGGGGTACAGAGCCTTCCTCTTTGACATAACTTCTCCGCATCTGCAGCTTCATACATAATGGCGAAGCCAGACATTCCGCcatttgaatcaaaattttctcTCCCCTCAATCAGCACATTGTAATAATAAAACCACCCGATGATAAAATTCGAGAATTTCAGCTACCTCATCAAATTCTGCAGATAACACCAGCATACAATCACTTTCCATTGTTTCCAAACTCAAAAATAACATTGACCAATTAGTCAGCTAGCATATTTACTCATAAACCCAACAGATATAAGAGCATAAACCAATGTCGAACTGCCATACAACATCCCAAGTCTCAAACTTTAcgtacacacatatatatacaatcgAAAATTACAATCAATTCGAGCGCTTACCCAGTACAATACATGAATTTATGAACCCGGAACTCCAGAATTGTAGAGATGAAATTTggggaattagggttagggttagggtttgggaATCTGGGAGATGAAATTGGGGGGCTATGAGAAGGGAAGAAGATGGTGAAAGCAAATGGTCATTGGATATAATATTGGAGTTGTTAACGGCTCAAATTCAGAGGGAGCCAACCTAAACAAAATCAAAGTACTATAAACTCCGTC is from Malus sylvestris chromosome 5, drMalSylv7.2, whole genome shotgun sequence and encodes:
- the LOC126624726 gene encoding LOW QUALITY PROTEIN: uncharacterized protein LOC126624726 (The sequence of the model RefSeq protein was modified relative to this genomic sequence to represent the inferred CDS: deleted 1 base in 1 codon), producing MAECLASPLCMKLQMRRSYVKEEGSVPRSSRLQKVQSRKYSYGRCKTVPFLTWRMCEFTALGISNVKVGPFSEASSKCACLGSLVGSDGAIASDWVPIADQVLLTASVFLTYMAGVIPGRTSSSTFRKGISNDNVGCETSTASGSGRKNDNPENSGYALDAVKRKLSDSLQAFELGGNLGDRVLQREGYTAKRPLSLNAVADGPRLRLLWASFLRIEEEVINISNSGIYKLDECLTDFSDVIRKSCQPVCMSWLETELHLLNSKPTKALVTLMDGKLDGDNTVLQNIRNSGKEDLYAELMCFLSFGSLREGCCYDGSLFKKHGVSILEDLVISLADGIVSIYLELISVDSNFSDEMDNLPLTLCTLSTRALQRLRNEVALYQWLYQNLEAVASMYEDRFDLWTFQSQLIEESNNSWTENYSGGSGLAGKNLTLRHQHYIRL